From the genome of Eremothecium gossypii ATCC 10895 chromosome I, complete sequence:
CCTCGCTGCGCGGGGCAGCACGCATGCAAGGCAGCATGGACGGCCAATGGGACATCATCGTTTCGTCCCTGCAGAAGCTGTGCGCCAGCCATGAGGCGCTGCCGCTcgacggcgacggcggcaCCAAACGCGTGCAGCTCCGCAACATGACCGCAgagcagctccagctccagctgctACACTACCAGGAGCACCGCGACGCcgtgggcggcgcgcggcggctcGTCGCAGCCATGCAGGCCGCCGtggacgcgctgctgggcgacggcggcccggcgccgccggACCCGGGGCCCGCTGGCCGCTCCTACTGGACCAGCAGCTTCAACCCGAACGACCCCATCTACGTGGGCTCCGAGGTCGCGTACAAGCCCCGCCGCACCGGCGCGGAGGGCGAGTGGTTCCAGTGCCAGGTCATCAAGGTTTCTGCCGACGGCACGCGCTTCGAGGTCCGCGATCCCGAGCCCGACGAGTTTGGCCAGCCCGGCGGCACCTTCAAGTGCAACTGGAAAGAGTTGCTGCTGATCCCGCCGCGCACCACGCCGCGTCAGCTGACCCCGCACTACCCCAGCGGCACCAAGGTCCTGGCCCGCTACCCGGAGACTACCACGTTCTACCCTGCCATGGTCATCGGCAACAAGCGCGACGGCACCTGCCGCCTCCGCTTCGACGGCGAGGAAGAGGCCGACAAGGAGACCGAGGTGGACCGCCGCTACGTGCTCCCGTTCCCCGCACGCCGCTCCTAGGCCCCGACCCCCGTCTATGTAACATTACAGTACGTACCCGGCCGCTGGCGCCCCAGCTAGCCGCTAGCCACCCCGTGATTCATGATGTTGACGCTGTCTGGGCTCTTGAGCTTTGAGTTTATCAAGCCTGGGGCCAGGAACTGAAAAAAAACTTCACCACTATAGAGGTACATGCAGATGCAGCTACTCGGTGCAAGCTGTGAACTTCAGGGCTCTGTCAAGAGGCTTTAGATATCTGAAGAACATATGGACTATCATGTAAGTGGAGAGTGCGTTTTTGCTTGTGTTCGGTTGCTGTGCTGAGGGCGGATAGCTGCTGAAAAGCAGACGCGACTATGTGCTGCCAGGGGACGCATTGAGACGTGGGAGCAGTAGGGCGGTATCGGCGCGGGAGCTTTTGTGCAATGCTGGAATGCGTGAGGTCGGATTACTAACGCGGGCCAGACAGGAGAACGGTCGCGGTCGCGGTCGCCGGGGCGGCGGCAATACGGGGAGGAGCATGGCGGCGAGCGGCATGGCGGGCGGTTCGCGGGCGAGGAGCAGCGGTATCGGCAGTATCGGGAGTacgggcggcgcggcgggtACCACGGGCGGGGGCGGGGGCGGTACGGGCAGGAGCGGTTCGGGCGGGGCGAGTATGGGCCCAAGGTGGAGCGCGGGGCGGACGCGGCGTACCCCCCGAAGATGAGTCGCAACTACTCGAACAGCGTGTTCATCGGGAACCTGACCTACGACACGACGCCGGAGGACCTGCGGCAGCTGTTTGGGGAGGTGGGACACGTGGTGCGCGCGGACATCATCACGTCGCGTGGGCATCACCGTGGGATGGGCACGGTGGAGTATACCAACGCACAGGACGTCGACGAGGCGATCCGGCGCTTCAACGGGATGGACTTCATGCACCGCGAGCTCTTTGTGCGACGTGACAACCCACCGCCGGTGGGCGAGCGGCGCGAGCGGAGGGGCCCGGGGCCTCTGCCCCGCCGTACCCATCCGGGGGGATTCGAGATCTTTGTTGCAAACCTGCCGTACTCCATCAGCTGGCAGACGCTGAAAGACATGTTCAAGGAGTGTAGCGAGGTCATACACGCGGATGTGTCTGTCGACGCGGACGGCTACTCGCGCGGGTTTGGCACCGTGTATGTGACCACGAGGGAGAACCAGATCGCGGCGATTGAAAGGTGGAACGGGTACGAGCTCGAGGGCAGAATCCTTGAGGTACGCGAAGGCAAGGGTACGGATGTCGGTTCTGCAGGACGTGGCGATTCCTACGTACCCAAACAGATCCCGTCCTATGACTACGATGGCGAGTACCGTGGCACTGAGGTACGCGCGGAACTTCCTCATTCAGAAAATGCCAGCGTATCTGTATCAGGAAAGGCGTCTCCGGAGTATGAACAGTATACCCCTTCGGACGTCGAGTTTACTTCCAAGGCAGCTCCGGGCGGCGCGAAGAATAGAATCATCTACTGCGAGAACATGCCGCTGGCCACTGCCGAGTCAGACTTGTATGATTTGTTCGAAACGGCAGGCAAGGTTCTCAGAGCGAACCTGCAATACGATTCAGAAGGCAATCCGACAGGCTCCTCAGTGTGTGAGTTTGAAACCGTAGCGGACGCGCAAGAATGTATTGAGAGATTGAACAACTATCACTATGGTGGCTGTGACCTGAAAATGTCTTACGCAAGCTACGCATAGCTACGTTAAGAGTATATTACTTCTATAGTTTGACTATATTTGTTAGTTTGTTAAAGTTTGGTATTTCACTTGATGTCGGTCCCTTCGAGGCTGTGTGTCGCTTTTCTGATGCAGTATCTAAGATGCGTTGTGTTGCCACAAGCTCTGCCGACCGAAATGTTTCAGGTGAGATCCCTTACCATTTGCGCGCTAACGAAAGAATATAAAAGCTTAACGGCCACCTAACTATTTGTGAAACGATTACTTAGAATGTTCGGCCTGATATCTCTTTGGCATCTCTTCTGGTTAGCTGTCATGGCAGGGATTCTCGTCGTGGCCCATCGAAACCGTGAAACAATCCGTATGTAACAGACTGCGCTCCAAGCACGGAGGTGGAACGCTTCTCATGCAATGCGATACTGACAACATAACAGGCTATAAAACGAGCGAGTTCATGGTACGATTGAGGTCGAGATTTGGCGGCTATACAAGTATAAACGATCACTTTGTGAGAGATCTCGAAGATGGCTTCAGCTCACAGAACTTCGATCTCACTTCGGCTAACAGCAATGACACGAGAAGTGGACTAGACGAAGCTTCCAAACAAGAGATCAGGCGGATCATGGAGGAACAGGGTCTAGGATTTGACCAAGCAAGATTGGTGTATACTACTAGAAAGTTCGGGGCGCATGGCATCGCGCCTGATGGTATGCCTCTAGATCCAAAGGTTGTGACGTTCAGACGTTAGTAAACAGTACCCAGACATGAATATGTCTAAACCACATTTGCTTCCATTATTGGTACATTTTCGCACTTTACATATTATATTTATCTCTGTAATTAGCAAATATTCATTGTATACAGACTAGCATTGGCAATATGATAACTGGCTTACGGTGTAATATTAGTTGAGTATAATTATGATTTAAAGACGTCTAGCGGAATCCATCTCGTCCGTGTTAGCTGCCAATTTCTTATCTTGCTGCTCAATGACTTCATCAGCGGACAAAAACTGGCCCAAGTAGACGTAGGAGTTGTCTCTTATAAACATTGATTCCTCGAATTTCACTGAACCATCCTTTCTCATCTTTGAAAGCAACTCAGCATGTTTAGCAGGAATTGATGTCCTCTTGTAAACACTCTCTGGTTGCTTGCTCAGATCAAAGATATCTAATTTGCTTGGTGACACCCACATTGCTTCATCTTCTTCTCCAATTTCTGTATTACGCTCATGCTTCGCATGTTGATCAACGGCAGAGTAGCCTAAATAGGAATCATCTGCAACAAAGTCAGGCAATTTATAGAAGACGGGGCCATGCGATTCATCCTTTTTCCCAGCAATTGTGCTGTTGGAAAAGAGATAAGATTCTCGTTGATTGGCTAAATGTGAGTCTTCAGCCTTCATGTCACCAAAACTCATATGAAAAGTGCTGAATTCAACATCGTCTAGCACTGGGTAAGCTGTTTGTATGCTGGCATGCTTCCTATTAATGCTACTGTAATCAATTGTTTCTTCGGTTAAATCAATAACGCCTTGAGATCCAAGAAGTTTTGATAATGTTTCTTCATTACTGCTGTTACTGGCAACTGGTGCTGTTTCTGTATTCTCGATTAGTGAAGGAGCCTCGGGGTTTTGTATAGGCTCTATAACAGGAGTATGCCTTTCGTCTTCGAAGTCTTCTTGTGAGTTCACGCTTAATTCGACTAGTCTATTTGAGGACTTCTTCAAACTCGAGATATATGATACGTCTGTTCCTTCGCTGCGAACATCGGACACCTTGATACGAGTGTTCTCCTTATGCCATGGCTTGGTTGGTGAATTGGCAGTAATGATAAGACCTGGAATCACATTAGGTGCAGGGGCAGAAACGGGTTTTGTATTGGCCCTTTTTTCGCTATCAATCTCTTCGTCGTGACTATGGCTATATCCCCATGTTTCTCTGCGCGCATTTACATCGCTGACGGTTTGTGATTTTGGTGTGGAAATTGCAAAGTCTCGTTCAAACTCTCCTTTTTCCAATGTTTCATCAGATAATATAGACTTGTTAGAACTGTGCATGGGAAGCGGTGTGTCTGCATCATTATCACCAGATAAGTTGCTGTCCCTTTGGTCGGATATAATACCAACAGGAGGAGCCAGTTCGCCGGAGATGCACCCAGCGTATGTGGCAGGTCTAATTTGGTACTTCTCATTAAGGGAACGTTCACTGCATAACCTTCTCCAATTGACGCTCTCATCATTTTCATCTAATACCAAACGCATTCCACCGAAAAGTTCAATGAAAGATGGCGATCTTCCGAAATTAATCTGTGGGACATTACTCTGCGGAAGCCCAGGAATAACGATCTGGGATTCAGcaggtgccgagtgggtGGGTTGCCTTTTCTGTTGGTCTACACTTGCGAGAAGCTCCCTAGCAATCGCTTTCTGTGTGTTCTGCTGCTTCTCTTGCTCCCTTGTAGCACCGGAAACCACATTAACATTCTTCGAGCCGGGTGCTGAAGGGACAACTTCACCATATAAGTCATGATTGTATATTTTGGATAGGCGATCCTTCTGTGCGTAGAAGTCCGCGTCAACCCCATCCACCCTAATGGTATCGTCGAAGAGAGATTCACCTTCTGGGATCGGGATCTTGCTTATATCAGCATTGTCATCGTTTTCTGCGTCTTGTAAAGCCCTGAGGTTCACCGTTCCCTTAGAGGGGCTTATACCGGATGTTCTACGCTTACTTGAAGATGGCACCGCCGTATGCACCACAGAGGAGAACCTTTTCATTTGGCGTGGACTCTCCAGCTCTCTGAATGAGGAGGAGGAGTTTCTTAAAATATGAACTGAACCATTGTCATGCCGGTTTCTAGTATCGGACCCAACGGAATTCCGTTTGTTCTCTTTCTTGTCTTTCTTATGGAAAAGCCCAGATATTTTACCGAGTATACTCTCCCGTTTATGCTTGCGTGGAGTCGTAGAAATACTGCCCCTTGCAGGACTATTACTGGCTTGGCCAACGCTTTTTCTCTTCTCTTGTTTTGGTGTAATCGTGGAAATGGTCCTTGGTGTTCTAGAAATGATCGTCCCAGGGCTTAGTGTTCGTGAATTATCATTAGTGGATACTAAGTTTGCAGGCATCTTCTTTTTCTTTGAGGTTCTTAAAGCACATTTAGACTTACTAGCTGAGTGCACACCCTTTGGATCTAGTAACGTTTGTACAAGTTGTTCGTTTATTTGCATTAGCTGTTGAAATAAGGGGGATGTTGCAGAAGAGAGGTAGGAGGGGTAAAAGATCAAAAGTTCTTCAATAATAAGCGATAAGAAATTGTCCAAGGATGCAAATGATTCCTCACGTGAACCATCGAGTCCCAAGCGTACAAGTGTAACTTTATCGTTTTTGTTTAAGGACGCAAATAGTCCAACAGTGGCATTATGGTCCTGTAGAGCCCCAATAGAGTCAGGGATATTTAAAAACAAAACAAAGGGAGATTTGATGCGCTCTGTTTTATATGCTTCTGATTCATGTGCAGTGGAGTATACATGGAAGGAGTCAATCGCAGTCTTGAAAAGGTGAAATGCTGTATCCTTTTCCAAGATCCTCGCTTTCGTGCACAGATCTGCAACATACGAGGCTTCCACGGATGAAGAGGCTAACGTGTAAGCAACAGATGAAGGCCTTTCTGCATTCAAAGTGTCAAATCTGAGCGAATTTTTACCATATGTCGATACCACAACGTCATCAATGTAACTGTGTGAAAGAACTTCAAGCTTCGGTATCTTTGGTGGCAGGGGAACTTCGTTTATTAGTGAATTCATCAGGACGTCAGATATCAATGGCTTTTTGGAATCTCCAGAGTAATACAAATTCCCATTGATGACATGAAGAAATACGATATAGTCACTGAATATCACAACAATATCTCTACTTTCTGGGTCTGTAACGCTGATAACATCAAATACGCCAACAACGCGCCTTTTTAGCCACTTATATTGAAGTTCTGCTGGCCAACCCTTCGCCAATTCGGTCAAAATCTTGCCGGAAGGAGTGAAGACCCTTGTATCATAAGTGTTTGGTGGCTCATCTTTACCAAATGAATCGATAACATCGCATATCGACCTGTAGCACCTGTCCGCCTCTTTCTGCTCCTCATTGGTTTCCCAGTCCTTCGAATCGAAAAGGCGATCAATAATTAACTTCAGTTTGGTCAACTTTTCCTGTGGTCCATGTATTAGAGTGTCCAGCTTAATCTCGGAATAGAAATTTAGGTCCGATAGACTCTTCCCGAATGTGCTGAGGAATGACTTTATATCTCTGGAAAAGAACTTCGTCGCCGCTTCGTGCCGCGTATACGCTTTGTAGAAGTATGGAGCAGTGATGCTGCACGCTTTCAATACCTCGAGAGACCCGTATGGTAGTGCAGCTTTCAGCGCATCTAAAAATATACAGTTGATGCGCGTAACCTCATCAATCGTGGGAGGGAAGATGTTGTTCAATTTCACGGTGGACAGGCCGGGCACCTGTTCGTTCAGCGCTTTTATTCTTAGGGGAATCAGGAACTTCTGAAGAAACCCAACGAGCGACAGCGTGAAGTTAgtctgcagctggagcaACTCTTCGCATATCGACACCATCAGGGGCATCTCGTCGGACAGTGAAGTGCGCACCTGGTCCGGAACACGATAGGACAGTTCGGTCGGCTCCGGCGAGTACTCGGTCAGCGGATCGAACAACTGCTCGAGCTGTTCCCCCAGGTAGTATACCAGCTTGTTGTTCGCATCCACAACGTCGGCGTGGTTCTCGTAGACCACGTCCAACATCAGCGACCTCACGTGGCGCGGCTGGACTAGGCCCAGgcgcaccagcagctgcccCACATCGCGCGCTGCCTGACCCTCCACCAGCTCGCAGGTGTTCGCCAGGTCACCAGCAGTGGTCTGGTCGTAATCGTACGGCAGCTCGGCCCGTATTAGTCGCACCGCCGACGGATCTAATAgcacgtactttttcaaCAGCCCGACTGCCAAGCACCGGCGCACAACCTGCGTCCGGTATTCCGGCCTGAGGTTTTCCACCGCGGGGTAGAACCGCGATGTGTCCGACACGTCCACGGAGTGCAGGTGCATGACCCCTATCCGGTCCATGAACAGACAATTGAGTCGCGTTGTGCGCGGCTCCCGGTATACACACGCCACGAACGGCCCCCAGAGCAGCTCATCTTGTCCACTGAAGATCGCTGCTTCTCCTAGCAGCGCCTCCCATTCTGTAGGCTGCCTCCTCAGCAACCAGTCCTTGACAGGATACTCAATTAGACTCGTTCCGGTCGCCACTCGCAATTCCCGGCCGACCTCGTCTTGCTTCGCCGTCAACATAGCTCAGTCAACTACCCGTCGTTGAAATCTGATATGGCCGTGACTAGCGTAAAGCAGAAAAGAGATCCGAATTTGTTCGTTGCAATTGAGGACCTCCCCACAAGCCCTTCTTATTGTCAACTCAGTCAACTCTGACCTGCTTTTGAACTATCTTCGCACTTTGTTTACGTAGGATAGAGAATAGTAAGTGTATTTCTATTCTCGGATAAAGGCTTTACCAAAAAGAAATAACCGATCACGCATACCAACGTTCTAGTCGTCAGTTAACACTCCGCTCGCAACGTTATTGGCCTTGTGAATCGCTCTGGGGTGTTTCAGGACGATGAGTGTCAATCTGTATACGGAACTGGAGAATGTGGGGACGTACAAGGTTTTGCAACTGACGGAGGAGCTGATCAGAGCATTCCAGTCGGGGCCGGTGGAGCTCAAAGCGGGCGGAGACGACAGTGAGGTGGTCCTCTGCTCCGCGGACAAGACGTGGGCGGTGCGGCAGAAGAACCACTCGAACACAGTGATCCTCATGAAGGAGTTCGCACCAGTGCCCGCAGCAGAGACACAGGTCTCCGCGCGCGGGCCGGTGCAGGGCGAGTGGCTCGGGTATACGCAGCAGACATGCGAGCTGGAGCCTCGCGCGACGGCTGGACAAGTGGATCTGAGCGCGCTGCCGATCTACAACGGACAACACGTGGGAGACGGGCCGGACGTTGAAACGCTCGTGGAGAACGCCACATGCTCGCGCGCCGAGTTCTACGCGGCCTGGCGTGCGGCTGGCGGCTGCTCCGTGGGGGGCACTGCCTGCGTTATCTCCCCGGATCTGCTGGGGCGTACATTGCATCTGGTGCTGGCAACCGCAGTGGCCGACGGCTTTGACCTGGCGTGCGTGGGGCCGGAGCAGATGTGGGCGTCCATCGCGCGCTCCAtggccgccggcgcccACGGCGCAACACATCCGTACAGCAGGGAGGTGATCGAGACGGTGCTGCACCGCTTCGGGCGCGTGGGCAGCGATGGCGTGAGCTTTGAACTGGATCTCTCACGAATTGCCCGGTGGTACGGGGTGCAGGCACTCAAGAAGTTCGCATCTACAGAGGCCATTATGGTCGACGAGTTCATGATCAAGTGGCGCTCGCTGTTCCCCGCCTATTTCCGGTGCGACCTGGACCTCGAGCTGCTGTACGGCGAGTTCGCACGCCCGCAGCACGAGCGCATACAGTATCTCTCGCGCAGCACACTGCCTATGGACATAAAGGACAGGTTCCAGCAGCTGTT
Proteins encoded in this window:
- a CDS encoding RNA-binding protein (Syntenic homolog of Saccharomyces cerevisiae YNL004W (HRB1) and YCL011C (GBP2)) encodes the protein MSRNYSNSVFIGNLTYDTTPEDLRQLFGEVGHVVRADIITSRGHHRGMGTVEYTNAQDVDEAIRRFNGMDFMHRELFVRRDNPPPVGERRERRGPGPLPRRTHPGGFEIFVANLPYSISWQTLKDMFKECSEVIHADVSVDADGYSRGFGTVYVTTRENQIAAIERWNGYELEGRILEVREGKGTDVGSAGRGDSYVPKQIPSYDYDGEYRGTEVRAELPHSENASVSVSGKASPEYEQYTPSDVEFTSKAAPGGAKNRIIYCENMPLATAESDLYDLFETAGKVLRANLQYDSEGNPTGSSVCEFETVADAQECIERLNNYHYGGCDLKMSYASYA
- a CDS encoding uncharacterized protein (Syntenic homolog of Saccharomyces cerevisiae YCL012C; 1-intron), yielding MFGLISLWHLFWLAVMAGILVVAHRNRETIHGFSSQNFDLTSANSNDTRSGLDEASKQEIRRIMEEQGLGFDQARLVYTTRKFGAHGIAPDGMPLDPKVVTFRR
- the SGF29 gene encoding Sgf29p (Syntenic homolog of Saccharomyces cerevisiae YCL010C (SGF29)), whose translation is MDGQWDIIVSSLQKLCASHEALPLDGDGGTKRVQLRNMTAEQLQLQLLHYQEHRDAVGGARRLVAAMQAAVDALLGDGGPAPPDPGPAGRSYWTSSFNPNDPIYVGSEVAYKPRRTGAEGEWFQCQVIKVSADGTRFEVRDPEPDEFGQPGGTFKCNWKELLLIPPRTTPRQLTPHYPSGTKVLARYPETTTFYPAMVIGNKRDGTCRLRFDGEEEADKETEVDRRYVLPFPARRS
- the DCC1 gene encoding Dcc1p (Syntenic homolog of Saccharomyces cerevisiae YCL016C (DCC1)) gives rise to the protein MSVNLYTELENVGTYKVLQLTEELIRAFQSGPVELKAGGDDSEVVLCSADKTWAVRQKNHSNTVILMKEFAPVPAAETQVSARGPVQGEWLGYTQQTCELEPRATAGQVDLSALPIYNGQHVGDGPDVETLVENATCSRAEFYAAWRAAGGCSVGGTACVISPDLLGRTLHLVLATAVADGFDLACVGPEQMWASIARSMAAGAHGATHPYSREVIETVLHRFGRVGSDGVSFELDLSRIARWYGVQALKKFASTEAIMVDEFMIKWRSLFPAYFRCDLDLELLYGEFARPQHERIQYLSRSTLPMDIKDRFQQLFRIQNAWDIREITPFIEELNTRGIGMDNFVLKYARRKKTGKTIVVMPR
- the BUD3 gene encoding Bud3p (Syntenic homolog of Saccharomyces cerevisiae YCL014W (BUD3)), with the translated sequence MLTAKQDEVGRELRVATGTSLIEYPVKDWLLRRQPTEWEALLGEAAIFSGQDELLWGPFVACVYREPRTTRLNCLFMDRIGVMHLHSVDVSDTSRFYPAVENLRPEYRTQVVRRCLAVGLLKKYVLLDPSAVRLIRAELPYDYDQTTAGDLANTCELVEGQAARDVGQLLVRLGLVQPRHVRSLMLDVVYENHADVVDANNKLVYYLGEQLEQLFDPLTEYSPEPTELSYRVPDQVRTSLSDEMPLMVSICEELLQLQTNFTLSLVGFLQKFLIPLRIKALNEQVPGLSTVKLNNIFPPTIDEVTRINCIFLDALKAALPYGSLEVLKACSITAPYFYKAYTRHEAATKFFSRDIKSFLSTFGKSLSDLNFYSEIKLDTLIHGPQEKLTKLKLIIDRLFDSKDWETNEEQKEADRCYRSICDVIDSFGKDEPPNTYDTRVFTPSGKILTELAKGWPAELQYKWLKRRVVGVFDVISVTDPESRDIVVIFSDYIVFLHVINGNLYYSGDSKKPLISDVLMNSLINEVPLPPKIPKLEVLSHSYIDDVVVSTYGKNSLRFDTLNAERPSSVAYTLASSSVEASYVADLCTKARILEKDTAFHLFKTAIDSFHVYSTAHESEAYKTERIKSPFVLFLNIPDSIGALQDHNATVGLFASLNKNDKVTLVRLGLDGSREESFASLDNFLSLIIEELLIFYPSYLSSATSPLFQQLMQINEQLVQTLLDPKGVHSASKSKCALRTSKKKKMPANLVSTNDNSRTLSPGTIISRTPRTISTITPKQEKRKSVGQASNSPARGSISTTPRKHKRESILGKISGLFHKKDKKENKRNSVGSDTRNRHDNGSVHILRNSSSSFRELESPRQMKRFSSVVHTAVPSSSKRRTSGISPSKGTVNLRALQDAENDDNADISKIPIPEGESLFDDTIRVDGVDADFYAQKDRLSKIYNHDLYGEVVPSAPGSKNVNVVSGATREQEKQQNTQKAIARELLASVDQQKRQPTHSAPAESQIVIPGLPQSNVPQINFGRSPSFIELFGGMRLVLDENDESVNWRRLCSERSLNEKYQIRPATYAGCISGELAPPVGIISDQRDSNLSGDNDADTPLPMHSSNKSILSDETLEKGEFERDFAISTPKSQTVSDVNARRETWGYSHSHDEEIDSEKRANTKPVSAPAPNVIPGLIITANSPTKPWHKENTRIKVSDVRSEGTDVSYISSLKKSSNRLVELSVNSQEDFEDERHTPVIEPIQNPEAPSLIENTETAPVASNSSNEETLSKLLGSQGVIDLTEETIDYSSINRKHASIQTAYPVLDDVEFSTFHMSFGDMKAEDSHLANQRESYLFSNSTIAGKKDESHGPVFYKLPDFVADDSYLGYSAVDQHAKHERNTEIGEEDEAMWVSPSKLDIFDLSKQPESVYKRTSIPAKHAELLSKMRKDGSVKFEESMFIRDNSYVYLGQFLSADEVIEQQDKKLAANTDEMDSARRL